The stretch of DNA AACGCCAGCGCCAGCCACCACGGCCCGCTGCTGCGCAGCACAGACAGATCGAGCCGACCGCCGGAGGGCAAGCCAACATCCCGCGGCAACCCCGGCAGCATCGCCAGCACGGCCAGCGCCGCCACGGCGCTCACCGACCACAGCCCGCGCCAGCCGAAGGCGCCCAGCAGCAGCGGCGCCAGCGCCAGCATCAGCATGCTGCCGACCGGCATCCACAGCGCCCACACGCCCATCGCAAGGCCGATGTCCTGACGCCGGGTGAGGCTGGCGATCAGCGTCGGCGCGGCGACCGTGATCAGCACCACGCCCACACCCTCCAGACCGCGCCCGGCCAGCAGCCAGGCGGTGGCCGGCGCCAGCGCACTGAGCGCGCCGGCCACCACCAGCACCAGCAGCCCGTCACGCAGCAGCCCGCGCGAGCCACGCCAGTGACCGAGCTGGCCGGAGACGACTCCCAGAGCAAAGGTGGCGATGGTGCCGGCCGACATCACCCAGCCGATCTGCGCCAGCGTCAGATGCAGTGCACTGCGCAGGTCGAGCGCGGCCGGGCTGGCCTTGGCCAGCGCCGTGGCCGCCGCGACACCGGCCAGAAAGGCGACGCCTACGCCCCGCCAGTGGGTCTGCGCGGGGTCCTGCATCACGGCTCAGAGCAATTCGGCCAGCGCCGCCGCGTAGCGCGCGCAGGCGGCCGGCGACGTCAGTTCCGTGGTGCAGACCAGCAAGCCGTCGGCCAGTTCCGGATAGTGTTCCGCCAGCGGCAGGCCGCCCAGGATGTCACGCTCCAGCAGGCCGTCCAGCAGGCGCGACAGATCGCCCGGCAGGCGCAAGACCGTCTCGTTGAAGGTCGGCCCGCTGAACGCGGGTCTCACGCCCGGCAGCGCGCACAGGCGCTCGCGCAGCAGATTCAGGTTGGCGTGGCTTTGGCGCGCCACGGTGGTGAGCCCGGCCGGCCCCATCAGGCTCATGTACAGCGTCGCCGCGGTCGCCAGCAGACCCTGATTGGTGCAGATGTTGGACGTCGCCTTGGCGCGGCGGATGTGCTGCTCGCGCGCCTGCAGCGTCAGAGTGAAACCGTCCTTGCCGTCCAGGTCCACCGTGCGGCCGGCAATGCGGCCCGGCAGCTGACGCACCAGTCCCTCGCGACAGGCCATGAACCCCAGATACGGCCCGCCACCGGCCAGCGGAATGCCCAGCGGCTGGCCTTCGCCGCAGGCGATGTCCGCGCCGCGCGCGCCCCACTGGCCGGGCGGTTTCAGGATCGCCAGGGCCAGCGGGTTGACCACGCCGATGACCAGCGCGCCGGCAGCATGGGCGGCATCCGTCAGCGCGTCGACGTCCTCCAGCACGCCAAAGAAATTCGGCTGCGGCACGGCCAGGGCCGCCACGCCGATCCAGTCGATGCCATCCAGGACGGTGCGACCGGTCTGTGCATCGAAACCCGGCTCGACCAGCTCGATACCCTGGCGGGCGACGATGCCGCGCACGGCCGCCCGATAGGCCGGATGCAGCGCGCGCGGCAGTAGCACGCGCCGGCCGGCCTGGCCATTGGCACGCACCGCCATCAGCACCGCCTCGGCCAGCGCGGACGCGCCGTCGTACAGCGAGGCATTGGCGACGTCCAGCGCGCACAGCCCGGCGATCATGCTCTGGAACTCGTACAGCACCTGCAGCGTGCCCTGGCTGGCCTCGGCCTGATACGGCGTGTAGGCCGAATAGAACTCGCCGCGACTGACCAGTTGCCACACTGCAGCGGGGATGTGGTGCTGATAGGCGCCGGCGCCCAGGAAACAGGTCGGATTGCGATCGCCGGCGGTCCGCTCGGCGAGCAGCGCGCCGACTTCCCACTCCGGCAGGCCGTCCGGCACGCCAGGCAGGCCGTCGATGCGCAGGCCGGGCGGAATCTCGTCGAACAGCGCGGCAATGTCGGCCACGCCGACGGTGCGCAGCATGGCGCTGACTTCGTCCGCCGTGTGCGGAATGAACGGCATCAGGCGGACTCGGTCAGGGCGCGATAGGCGGCGGCGTCCAGCGTGTCCGGCGGCAGCGCGCCGGCCACGCGCAGCAGCCAGCCTGCGCCGTAGGGATCCTGGTTCACGAGCTCCGGCGCGCTGGCGAGCGCATCGTTGAAGGCCAGCACGGTGCCGGTCAGCGGCGCGTACACGTCCGCGGCGGCCTTGACCGACTCCACCACCGCGCAGGCATCGCCCGCCGTGAGCGCCTTGCCGACCGCCGGCAGTTCCACGTAGACCAGGTCACCCAACTGCGCCTGGGCATGGTCGGTGATACCCACGGTGATGCTGCCGTCGGCTTCCTGGCGCAGCCATTCGTGGGTGGGGGTGTAGCGCAGCGTGTCCGGCACCTGGCTCAAGGCAAGTCTCCCTTAGGCAAGAAAACGGCAGCGATCAGACCTCGACCAGCGGCGGCAGATCGACGCGCAGCGCGCCGTCGCGCACGAACGGCGGATTCACGAATCGTGCCGGCAGCTCGCGATCGCGGATGCGTATGGTACAGGCGCCGCCGGCGCCGGCTTCGACCCGCGCCAGACCGATCCCGCGCCCGACGGTCGGCCCGAAACCGCCCGATGTCAGGTGGCCGATCTGCCGCCCGTCCTGAAGCACGGGCGCGCCATCGCGCAGCACGCCGCGGCAGACCAGCACCACGCCGGCCCGCTGCCGGCCGGGGCCGGCGGCGCGCTGGGCGGCCAGCGCCGCGCGGCCGATGAAATCCCGCTGCGCCGGTTCCCAGTGCACGGTCCAGCCCAGGCCGCATTCGAGCGGCGTGACGGTGTCGTCCATGTCGTGGCCGTACAAGGACAGGCCGGCTTCCAGCCGCAGCGTGTCGCGCGCGCCAAGCCCCGCCGGGCGCACGCCGGCTTGCAGCAGCGCCTGCCACAGCGCCGGTGCGGCGGCCGCCGGCAGCATGATTTCGTAGCCATCCTCGCCGGTATAGCCGGTGCGACCGACCAGCCAGTCACCCTCCTCGGCAGCAGCAAAGCGGGCCAGGCCCGCCACACCCGCACGCAGGGCGGCCGGCAACAGCGGATCGGCCAGCGTGCGCGCCTGCGGTCCCTGCACCGCCAGCATGGCCAGCTCGTCGCGCGGGGTGAGCACCACGTCGAAGCCGGCCTGCCCTGCGCGCAGCCAGGCCAGATCGGCCTCCCGGCGGGCGGCATTGAGCACCAGCCGAAACCGGTCGGCGCCGAGGCGGTAGACCAGCAGGTCATCGATGATGCCGGCCTGTTCGTTCAACAGGCAGGTATACAGCGCCTTGCCGCTGGCGATGCGCGCGACATCGCCGCACAGCACCCGGCGCAGGTAGTGGTCGGCCTGCGGGCCACTCAGGTCCGCCTGCGCCATGTGCGACACGTCGAACACGCCGGCGCCGGCGCGCACCGCGTGGTGTTCGTCCAGCTGCGAGCCGTAATGCAGCGGCATGTCCCAGCCGGCGAACGGCGCCATGCGGGCACCGGCAGCCAGGTGCAGGGCATGCAGGGGCGTTTTCAGGAGCAGGTCGGCGGGCATGGCAGGGTCCGGGCAGCGATGGCCGGCATGATAAGCGATGGCCGGCGGGCCTAGAATTCGCAACAGTCCTGCCAGGAGAGCCCGCATGCCGCTGTCGATCGATGCCGCCCACCGCGTCGCCGTGGTGCTGGTCGAGGCACTGCCCTACATCCGCCGTTTTCGCGGCCAGACCATCGTCGTCAAGTACGGCGGCAACGCCATGGTCGATGCCCAGCTCAAGCACAGCTTCGCGCGCGACATCGTGCTCATGAAACTGGTCGGCATGAACCCGGTGGTGGTGCACGGCGGCGGGCCGCAGATCGGCGAGCTGCTCGGACGCCTCGGCATCCAGAGCCGCTTCGTGGACGGCCAGCGCGTGACCGACGCCGCCACCATGGACGTGGTGGAGATGGTGCTCGGCGGCCTGGTGAACAAGGACATCGTGAACCTGATCAACAGCCACGGCGGCCGGGCGGTGGGCATCACCGGCAAGGACGCGGCGGCCATCCGCGCCCGCAAGCTGATCCTGCGCCACGCCGGCGAAAACGACACCCTGCCGGAGGAGATCATCGACCTGGGCCACGTCGGCCAGGTCGAGGCCATCGACACGGCGCTGCTGGACCTGCTCAGCGGCCGCGACTTCATTCCAGTGGTGGCGCCGATCGGCGTCGGCGCCGACGGCGCCACCTACAACATCAACGCCGACACCGTGGCCGGCAAGCTGGCGGCGGCGCTGAAGGCCGAAAAACTGAT from Immundisolibacter sp. encodes:
- a CDS encoding MFS transporter, with amino-acid sequence MQDPAQTHWRGVGVAFLAGVAAATALAKASPAALDLRSALHLTLAQIGWVMSAGTIATFALGVVSGQLGHWRGSRGLLRDGLLVLVVAGALSALAPATAWLLAGRGLEGVGVVLITVAAPTLIASLTRRQDIGLAMGVWALWMPVGSMLMLALAPLLLGAFGWRGLWSVSAVAALAVLAMLPGLPRDVGLPSGGRLDLSVLRSSGPWWLALAFFCFSSQFFSVFTFLPTHLMHTLGLDTATATLASALVPAAIIPGNLLGGVLVHRGWRPSTLLVLPALPLLVVLPAMMLFAHSLGWTYLLLASYGFLLGIIPTGIFTQAPLLAPRPPATGPILGLALSGQGLGILVGPPLVGTLLEKTGSWLWPVLSLGTALLGLVTCALMLRHAGGRHSPAH
- the gcvPA gene encoding aminomethyl-transferring glycine dehydrogenase subunit GcvPA, with translation MPFIPHTADEVSAMLRTVGVADIAALFDEIPPGLRIDGLPGVPDGLPEWEVGALLAERTAGDRNPTCFLGAGAYQHHIPAAVWQLVSRGEFYSAYTPYQAEASQGTLQVLYEFQSMIAGLCALDVANASLYDGASALAEAVLMAVRANGQAGRRVLLPRALHPAYRAAVRGIVARQGIELVEPGFDAQTGRTVLDGIDWIGVAALAVPQPNFFGVLEDVDALTDAAHAAGALVIGVVNPLALAILKPPGQWGARGADIACGEGQPLGIPLAGGGPYLGFMACREGLVRQLPGRIAGRTVDLDGKDGFTLTLQAREQHIRRAKATSNICTNQGLLATAATLYMSLMGPAGLTTVARQSHANLNLLRERLCALPGVRPAFSGPTFNETVLRLPGDLSRLLDGLLERDILGGLPLAEHYPELADGLLVCTTELTSPAACARYAAALAELL
- the gcvH gene encoding glycine cleavage system protein GcvH, encoding MSQVPDTLRYTPTHEWLRQEADGSITVGITDHAQAQLGDLVYVELPAVGKALTAGDACAVVESVKAAADVYAPLTGTVLAFNDALASAPELVNQDPYGAGWLLRVAGALPPDTLDAAAYRALTESA
- the gcvT gene encoding glycine cleavage system aminomethyltransferase GcvT: MPADLLLKTPLHALHLAAGARMAPFAGWDMPLHYGSQLDEHHAVRAGAGVFDVSHMAQADLSGPQADHYLRRVLCGDVARIASGKALYTCLLNEQAGIIDDLLVYRLGADRFRLVLNAARREADLAWLRAGQAGFDVVLTPRDELAMLAVQGPQARTLADPLLPAALRAGVAGLARFAAAEEGDWLVGRTGYTGEDGYEIMLPAAAAPALWQALLQAGVRPAGLGARDTLRLEAGLSLYGHDMDDTVTPLECGLGWTVHWEPAQRDFIGRAALAAQRAAGPGRQRAGVVLVCRGVLRDGAPVLQDGRQIGHLTSGGFGPTVGRGIGLARVEAGAGGACTIRIRDRELPARFVNPPFVRDGALRVDLPPLVEV
- the argB gene encoding acetylglutamate kinase; translation: MPLSIDAAHRVAVVLVEALPYIRRFRGQTIVVKYGGNAMVDAQLKHSFARDIVLMKLVGMNPVVVHGGGPQIGELLGRLGIQSRFVDGQRVTDAATMDVVEMVLGGLVNKDIVNLINSHGGRAVGITGKDAAAIRARKLILRHAGENDTLPEEIIDLGHVGQVEAIDTALLDLLSGRDFIPVVAPIGVGADGATYNINADTVAGKLAAALKAEKLMLLTNTAGVLDASGKLIPRMDAATVQALIADGTIHGGMLPKVNCALDAVDAGVGAAHIVDGRVEHAVLLEVFTDSGVGTLIAGALDGIWPAS